The genome window AGATGCACCGACAGCTCCACCTAGCGCATCTGCAAGTTCATATAGTGGTTTAAATCCTTCTGCACTTTTCACACCGCGTCCACCTGCAACAACAATCTTCGCCTCTGATAGGTCGACTCCTTCCGTTGCTTTACGTATTACATCTGTCACAATCGTTCGAATATCCGTTACCTCAATATCCAGCTCACGAATATTTCCAGTTCTTGCTGTATCGCGTTCTAAGCTTGGAATATTATTTGGACGAATTGTGATAAACGGAAAATTCCCGGTAATTATTTTCTTTTCAAATGCTTTCCCTGAATATATCGGTCGAATGTAAGCCAAATGATTTTCGGTTATTTCAATCTCTGTGACATCGGAAACTAATCCTGTGTTTAGTTTACTTGCAAGCTTAGGGGATAAATCTTTACCGATAGACGTATGCCCCATCACAATGCCAGCAGGTGATTCATCATTGATTACCGCAAGTATCGCTTGGCCGAACCCCTCCGATGTATACGTTTTCAAATTATCGTGCTTAACGGTTACGACACGGTCTGCACCGTAATAGATTAACTCCAATGCTTGACTTTCAAGGTCATCATCGCCACATACTACACCGATAATCTCCGCATTTTCATTTATTTTTTTGGCCGCTCCAATCGCTTCAAATGATACATTTCGTAATGTCCCATCCTTTGTCTCACCAACTACTAATAGTTTTTCGCTCATTTTCTTCTCTCCTCCCCTTTTACATTCATTAAATTATTTTTGCTTCATTTCTAAGTAGGCCAACTAATTCCTTCACTTGTTCTGTTACATCCCCTTCAAGCACTCTCCCTGCCGCTTTCTCAGGTGGTAAAAATATATCAATTGTCTTCGTTTTCGCTTCCACATCATCTTCCTCAAGGTCAAGATCATCAAGTTCAAGTTCTTCTAATGGTTTTTTCTTGGCCTTCATGATGCCCGGCAGTGACGGGTACCTTGGGTCGTTTAACCCTTGCTGGCAAGTTACAAGTAATGGCAATGTTGTTTCAATTACTTCCACATCGCCTTCAACATCCTTTTCAATATTCACTGCTGTCTCATTAATCTTTAAGCTTGTAATTGTTGAAACATAAGGAATCCCTAGTAAATCGGCAACACGAGGACCAACCTGCCCACTCGCTTCATCAATTGCTACATTTCCAGCAAGAATTAAATCTATATCCTTCCCTTCAAAAAATGCTTCTAAAATTTTAGAAGTCGTATATTGATCTCCATTATCTAAATCTTCTTCAGTATTAATTAATACAGCTTTATCTGCCCCCATTGCTAAGGCTGTTCGTAATTGTTTTTCCGACTCTTCATTACCAATTGTGACAACCGTAACTTCCCCACCATGTGCGTCACGCTGCTGAATTGCCTCTTCAACAGCATACTCGTCATATGGATTAATAATAAATTCCGCATTATCCTCGTCAATTTGCCCATTTACAACAGAAATTTTTTCTTCCGTATCAAACGTCCTTTTTAGTAATACATAAATATTCATTTATTATCCCCCTCTGATTCGTATTATTTATCCTGAAAATACGGTTTGCGTTTTTCCAAGAAAGCTTGAATCCCTTCCTTTGCATCCTCACGACCAAACACGTCGCTAAATGCAATAGCTTCTTCTTTCATTCCTTTGTCAAAAGCTTCATGTTTAGCATAGGACAGCAAATGCATAATGTGGTTTATCGTGGCTCTACTCTTTGCTGCGATTTTCGTTGCCAATTCGTTGGTTACATTTAGAAGCTCCTCATCTGCTACAACTTGATTTGCAAGCCCTAATTGATATGCTTCAATGCCACTAATTGGTTCACCTGTTAATATTAATTCATAGGCCTTTGCCGCACCAACTAATCGTGGCAAACGCTGTGTACCAGCAAAACCTGGGATAATTCCAAGTGTAATCTCTGGTAAACCCAATTTCGCTGTTTCTGTTACGATGCGAATATGGCAGGCCATTGCCAGCTCTAATCCACCACCTAGTGCTGCTCCATGAATCGCTGCAATCATGGGGATAGGAAAATTCTCAATTCGATTAAACACTTGCTGTCCATTCTCTGAAAGTGCTCGGTAATCAGACGTCGCCTGTAACGAGGTGAATTCCTTAATGTCTGCACCAGCTGAAAAAAATCGCCCTTTCCCTTCTAGTACAACAACCTTGACATTTCCCTCATTCTCAATCTTATCTAATGCCTTGTTCACCTCGTGAATTAATGTACTGGACAAGGCGTTTGCTGGTGGACTTTGAATAGTTAAGCGGGCAATCTGATTCTCCTCTTCGTAAGTGAGTGCTGCCAATATTATTCCTCCTTTATTCATCCGTTGTAAACTAATATAGATTACTAGCTTCTAAGACCATGAATAAGTAATGCATGGATTTGTGGTACTTGATCGACTAGATTGTATTTATGTTCCTTCATTACCCAATTGGTTACAATTTCATCCAATGTTCCAAAGATCATTTGTCGCATCAATGGAACGTTAATATCTTCTCGAAATTGTTTCGTTTCAATCCCTTCACCAATAATGACGTCTATCATCGTCAAATATGGTTTTAAGACAGCATTGATTTGGCGTCGTAATGTATAGTTTGATTGCCTTAATTCCAGCTGTGTAACGATTGCTAAGTCATGATTTTTTTCCAGCTGTCGAATATGCAGATCAATTAACGTGAACAGCTTTTTCTCAGCATTTTCTTGCATGCTTGTTGCTAAAGCAATCTCTTCAATAAACTGTCCCATTTTCTCTTTAAAGACGGTTACAAGAATATCTTCTTTGTTTTTGAAATATAAATAAATCGTTCCATCCGCAACTCCTGCAGCTTTTGCAATCTTAGAAACCTGTGACCCATGGTAGCCATTTTCCGCAATAACTTTGACAGCCGCTTCGATAATCTGATTGTATTTCGGTTTATTCGATTTCATGATTTTCTCCTTAAACATTGCCAATAATTAATGAATGACTATTCATTCATAAACACATCATAAATCATACTAGCTTCGAATGTCAATACAAAGCTAGTCCAGACAAGATGTAAAAAAAAGAGAGGCATTACTTGTTATGTGCTTATCTCTTGTGTCTCATCGATTAATTGTCTTCGGAGAATTTTGCCGATTGCTGTTTTTGGTAATTCATTACGAAACTCATAAATTCTTGGTACTTTATATGCGGCCAAATGCTTTCGACAATAAGCATTGAGATCGGACTCATCTACAGTATAGCCTGTTTTTAAGACAATAAATGCTTTTACAGTTTCTCCGCGATATGCATCGGGAATACCAACGATTACGGCCTCTTGAATTGCCCCGTGCTCGTATAGCACTTCCTCGACCTCTCTTGGGTAAATATTATAGCCGCCAGCGATAATCATGTCTTTCTTACGATCAACAATAAAGAAATATCCTTCTTCATTCATATAGCCAAGGTCCCCTGTGAAAAGCCAGCCATCTCTTAAGACATTTTCCGTTTCTTCCGGATTATTCCAGTAGCCCTTCATTACTTGGGGCCCTTTTACTGCAATTTCCCCTATCTCACCGGTAGCAGCTTCTTCATCAGTGGCATCCATTTTGAAAATCTTCGCATCCGTATTTGGCCATGGCACACCAATACTCCCATTAACTCTATCCGTATAGATAAAATTCGCATGGGTAACTGGAGATGTTTCCGTTAATCCATATCCTTCCACTAATTTTCCGCCTGTTATTTTCTCAAATTGGTCTTGAATTTCACTCGGTAATGGGGCAGATCCACTAATACATGCTTCGATCGAGGATAAATCATACTTATTTAAATTTGGATGATTTAATAGGCCAATATAAATTGTCGGTGCGCCAGGAAATAAGGTTGGCTTTTGCTTCGTTATCGTTTTCAAAACATCTTCCGCATTAAATTTTGGCATTAAAATAATTTTAGATCCTTGCAAGATAGCTAAATTCATTACAGTCGTCATGCCATACACATGGAAAAAAGGAATGACACCGAGTACAATCTGTTGTTTTCCTTTTGTTTTATATAACCATGCTTGACACATTTGGACATTCGACACGAGATTATAATGTGTCAGCATTACTCCTTTTGGAAAGCCCGTCGTTCCACCAGTATATTGAATTAATGCAAGGTCCTCTTTTGGATCAATCTCCGCTTCAAGATAATCAGCTGGAGTATTATCGAGTATCAATTGCCATACGTGTGTTTCGTCACTTTGCTCTACTTTAATGACCATATTGTATTCCCGTTTTTGGATGAATGGATAGATCAGGTTTTTAGGAAATGGCAAATAATCTTTTATCCCCGTTACAACTACATGCTTTAGATTGGTTTTACCTTTGACATTTGTAACACGGGGTACTAATATATCCAAGCAGATGAGGATTGTAGTACCCGAATCCTTTAATTGATATTCTAGTTCCCGCTCTGTATACAATGGGTTCGTTTGAACAACAATTCCTCCCGCCATCATGATGCCAAAATAACTGATGACTGCTTGTGGACAATTGGGTAACATGATTCCAACACGATCACCTTTTTTCAGACCGATTGATTGCAAATAAAAAGCGAGCTGTTTTGCCTGGGTGTATAAATCATCGTATGTTAATTCTTTGCCCATAAAATGAAGCGCTTTCTTTTCTTTGAATTGCTCAGCGCTCTCAGCTAGAAAAGCATATAGCGGTTTCTCTGCATACTTTATTGTAACAGGAATTTCGCTCGGATAATGTTCATGCCATTTCTTAACCAGCTCCATCAAATCTCCTCCTTTTTTGTCTATTATAACCATTATATCGATTAATTTCTATTTTTAGAAATCTTATAATGCTTTTTACTGATTTATATTTGAAATGAATGCTAATTACATGATAAACCTTGGTCTATAAGAATGTTCCACTTTCTTATTTAATGAAAAACTGATTAATAAAAGTTTGTTACTTTTCTAAGTGATGGATTATTACTTAGTAGTTGATATAAACTGCGAACTAACTTAGGATAGGATATCAAATACTCTTGGACCAGTCGCTCCGAAAATCCACTTCGCTTTCCGCGGGGGGCTGGTGAGCCATCTCGCGCTATCGCACTTCGAAGTCTCACCTAGGCCCTTCCTCCCGCAGGAGTCTTCGTGTATTTTCTCCGCTGGGAGTGCGAGTGTAAATAGTTTTCTATCCGTCTATTAGATAGAGCCACAGTTTCCACCCATGAGTTGAGGAGAGCAGGAAACTCCTGTGGGAATAGTAACGTCTTCCGATGGAGCAGACCGCGTTATCCGCGGAAATCGACTGTACGCAGTGGAAATCAACCTCGCAAGTAGTTTGCACTTTATCTAAAAAGTAAGCCTAAACAAAAAACTTCATGCCTCAAAGTTTCTAAACTTTTACAGCATGAAGTTTCCATTTAGATGAAATATATAATTCCGGCAATGATAAATAGAATTGCAACAATGAGTAGTATTTTAGCTAGCCGTTCAAATACCATTCGATTTTCCTCCTAACCACCAATACTTGCACCTATGACAAACGATAACCCAACGGAGATCATCATGGAGATAAAGCCTACTGCTTTATTTCCCTTGCCTATTTCCTCATCGACCCTAATGGTTGGTGTTAGAAATTCAAAAATAAAATAGCCTAATAACAACAAAACAAATCCTAGCGCACCCCAGCCAATGCTTTGTAATATCGTATCGTTATGTTCAATTGAATAACGAAAAATTGTTGCTATTCCAAACACTTTTCCTCCAGTCGCCATCGCAACCGCAAAATTTCCATTTTTAATTTCTTCCCAGTTTTTATACGATGTAACAAGCTCGAAGACAGCCAAAAATACGAGGGTACAGAGCACAACTACACTGTACCTTGCAGCCGTTACGACAATAACGTTTTCCCAAAAAACACTCATATGCTTCCCCCTTTTGAGTTCTCACTTGTTGTAGGATTAGCGGAATTCAATCACTGTAACCCCACTGCCACCTTCACCGCTTTCACC of Oceanobacillus zhaokaii contains these proteins:
- a CDS encoding DUF350 domain-containing protein; translation: MSVFWENVIVVTAARYSVVVLCTLVFLAVFELVTSYKNWEEIKNGNFAVAMATGGKVFGIATIFRYSIEHNDTILQSIGWGALGFVLLLLGYFIFEFLTPTIRVDEEIGKGNKAVGFISMMISVGLSFVIGASIGG
- a CDS encoding TetR/AcrR family transcriptional regulator, whose translation is MKSNKPKYNQIIEAAVKVIAENGYHGSQVSKIAKAAGVADGTIYLYFKNKEDILVTVFKEKMGQFIEEIALATSMQENAEKKLFTLIDLHIRQLEKNHDLAIVTQLELRQSNYTLRRQINAVLKPYLTMIDVIIGEGIETKQFREDINVPLMRQMIFGTLDEIVTNWVMKEHKYNLVDQVPQIHALLIHGLRS
- a CDS encoding electron transfer flavoprotein subunit alpha/FixB family protein, translating into MSEKLLVVGETKDGTLRNVSFEAIGAAKKINENAEIIGVVCGDDDLESQALELIYYGADRVVTVKHDNLKTYTSEGFGQAILAVINDESPAGIVMGHTSIGKDLSPKLASKLNTGLVSDVTEIEITENHLAYIRPIYSGKAFEKKIITGNFPFITIRPNNIPSLERDTARTGNIRELDIEVTDIRTIVTDVIRKATEGVDLSEAKIVVAGGRGVKSAEGFKPLYELADALGGAVGASRGACDADYCDYSLQIGQTGKVVTPDLYIAVGISGAIQHLAGMSNSKVIVAINKDPEANIFNIADYGIVGDLFEIIPLLIEEINKMKVG
- a CDS encoding enoyl-CoA hydratase, yielding MAALTYEEENQIARLTIQSPPANALSSTLIHEVNKALDKIENEGNVKVVVLEGKGRFFSAGADIKEFTSLQATSDYRALSENGQQVFNRIENFPIPMIAAIHGAALGGGLELAMACHIRIVTETAKLGLPEITLGIIPGFAGTQRLPRLVGAAKAYELILTGEPISGIEAYQLGLANQVVADEELLNVTNELATKIAAKSRATINHIMHLLSYAKHEAFDKGMKEEAIAFSDVFGREDAKEGIQAFLEKRKPYFQDK
- a CDS encoding long-chain-fatty-acid--CoA ligase, coding for MELVKKWHEHYPSEIPVTIKYAEKPLYAFLAESAEQFKEKKALHFMGKELTYDDLYTQAKQLAFYLQSIGLKKGDRVGIMLPNCPQAVISYFGIMMAGGIVVQTNPLYTERELEYQLKDSGTTILICLDILVPRVTNVKGKTNLKHVVVTGIKDYLPFPKNLIYPFIQKREYNMVIKVEQSDETHVWQLILDNTPADYLEAEIDPKEDLALIQYTGGTTGFPKGVMLTHYNLVSNVQMCQAWLYKTKGKQQIVLGVIPFFHVYGMTTVMNLAILQGSKIILMPKFNAEDVLKTITKQKPTLFPGAPTIYIGLLNHPNLNKYDLSSIEACISGSAPLPSEIQDQFEKITGGKLVEGYGLTETSPVTHANFIYTDRVNGSIGVPWPNTDAKIFKMDATDEEAATGEIGEIAVKGPQVMKGYWNNPEETENVLRDGWLFTGDLGYMNEEGYFFIVDRKKDMIIAGGYNIYPREVEEVLYEHGAIQEAVIVGIPDAYRGETVKAFIVLKTGYTVDESDLNAYCRKHLAAYKVPRIYEFRNELPKTAIGKILRRQLIDETQEIST
- a CDS encoding electron transfer flavoprotein subunit beta/FixA family protein, which produces MNIYVLLKRTFDTEEKISVVNGQIDEDNAEFIINPYDEYAVEEAIQQRDAHGGEVTVVTIGNEESEKQLRTALAMGADKAVLINTEEDLDNGDQYTTSKILEAFFEGKDIDLILAGNVAIDEASGQVGPRVADLLGIPYVSTITSLKINETAVNIEKDVEGDVEVIETTLPLLVTCQQGLNDPRYPSLPGIMKAKKKPLEELELDDLDLEEDDVEAKTKTIDIFLPPEKAAGRVLEGDVTEQVKELVGLLRNEAKII